The Streptococcus gwangjuense nucleotide sequence TCCTATCTTGTGATTGTGCTCTTCTCTCATCAGTCATTTTCAGAAGTGGCCAATGGACAATTGTTAGGTCTTATGATTGTCTTTGTAGCCTTTGATATGATTTCTTACTTGGCTTATTATATCGCTATCAATCGCTTGCAACCAGCCAAGGCTACAGGATTGAACGTGAGTTATGTAGTTTGGACAGTCTTGTTTGCAGTTGTTTTCTTGGGTGCACCGCTAGATATGCTGACCATTATTACTTCACTTGTCGTCATTGCTGGAGTTTATATTATTATTAAAGAATAAAGGAGATTCGTGTGAAAGCCATCATTTTAGCAGCGGGATTGGGAACTCGCTTGCGTCCTATGACTGAAAATACCCCTAAAGCCTTGGTTCAAGTTAATCAAAAACCCTTGATTGAATACCAAATTGAGTTTTTAAAAGAAAAAGGAATCAATGACATCATCATCATTGTTGGTTACCTTAAAGAACAATTCGATTACTTGAAAGAAAAATATGGTGTTCACCTCGTCTTCAATGATAAATACGCTGACTACAATAACTTTTATTCTCTCTATCTTGTAAAAGAAGAATTGGCCAACAGTTATGTTATTGATGCCGATAATTATCTCTTTAAAAATATGTTCCGCAATGATTTGACTCGTTCGACTTATTTTAGTGTCTATCGTGAAGATTGTACCAACGAATGGTTCTTGGTCTATGGAGATGACTACAAGGTTCAAGACATTATTGTTGATAGCAAGGCAGGTCGCATTCTTAGTGGTGTATCCTTCTGGGATGCTCCAACAGCAGAAAAAATTGTTAGCTTTATTGACAAGGCCTATGCAAGTGGTGAATTTGTTGATCTCTACTGGGACAATATGGTTAAGGATAATATCAAAGAGCTAGATGTCTATGTTGAAGAATTAGAAGGCAATAGCATCTATGAAATCGATAGTGTCCAAGACTATCATAAATTAGAAGAAATTCTTAAAAACGAAAATTAAAAATTCCAACATCTGGCTAAAATAGTCGGATGTTTTTTTGATTTTTTACGAATAAATAGATGAGTAGAAAAAGAAATGGAGATATTTATGAAAATAACAAATTATGAAATCTATAAGTTAAAAAAATCAGGTTTGACC carries:
- a CDS encoding CTP--phosphocholine cytidylyltransferase — encoded protein: MKAIILAAGLGTRLRPMTENTPKALVQVNQKPLIEYQIEFLKEKGINDIIIIVGYLKEQFDYLKEKYGVHLVFNDKYADYNNFYSLYLVKEELANSYVIDADNYLFKNMFRNDLTRSTYFSVYREDCTNEWFLVYGDDYKVQDIIVDSKAGRILSGVSFWDAPTAEKIVSFIDKAYASGEFVDLYWDNMVKDNIKELDVYVEELEGNSIYEIDSVQDYHKLEEILKNEN